GTAGAGAAAAGTAATGTAAGGACAGATATGTTTTACGCCGGGGGGGTTCCAAGGCGGCCTGAAGTTGTTCTCAGAGTCAATGTCTCCGCAAACATTGTAGGAAAACTCGCTGAAGCGATTGTTGAAGGCGATAAGCTCTTCTTAGCTGATGGTGAGGGGGTATATGCATTGAACAGGACCACGGGCGACCTCGTATGGGGGGTCGAAGTATACTTCGACAGCCTTGAACAGAGGGCAGTGCGAGGTCCCGGCCCCATAATTAGGTGGAGGGCTCTTGGACTTTGGGGGTTCGTAAAAGCCTATGGTATTGGAAAACACTTGTATGTAGCTACATCTTCTCGTATCCTATCCCACGGGGAGGAAGACTCGTACCTTCTAGCAATAGATAAAGATAGCGGTGAAGTCGTCTGGAAAGTGAAGTTAGAGTCAGGGGAAGGAGCCTCTTCCAAGTCTTCAGTAACCTCAAACCTCATAGTAACTAATGGCAGGATATTTATTGGAAGCATTGGTCCCGAAGGATACGTTTTCGTGGTCAGTGAGAGCGGGGAGATTCTGTGGCGTAGGAGCGTTGGAGGAAATGTGAGAGGATTAGCTTATGGAGATGGAAAGCTGTTTGTAACATCAGAATACAGTAAGAAGCTCCACGCACTTAATCCAGAAAGTGGAGAGCTCCTGTGGATCTACGAGCACGACTCCGAGCTCATGACTCCATCTTACGGGAGCGGGAGGTTAATTGCTGTTGATTCCCTAGGAAACATGTTAGCTATTTCCACTAATGGGGAGCTCCTCTGGAAGAAGCCTCTTGGAATAGGAAGTGACGTTAACACTAACTCCTACGTGGCACTGAGCAGTAGCTACGTGTACGCTACTAGAGGTCTCGGTGAAAGACCTAGAAATCTCTACATACTAGACTTCAATGGAAATACTGTGGGGAACTTCACATTAAATATCGATGAAGATGGGGGTACGCCAGCCGTATCTCAAGACATTGTAGTTCTACCGGTGTTGAAGAAAAATGGTGAAAGCAAGGTATACTTGCTGTGGAGGGGCCTCCACAGTCTCGGTGAGTTCTACTTTGCTGAGTGTAGTGGTAGTGGCTGGATGCCTAAAGTTAGCATTGCTTACGGAGAAATACTCGTAGTTGCCTGCCCGAGCACTCTTTACAAGTTATCAGACACAAGGAAACCCACTATAAGCAGTGTCGAGGCTTCATATAATGGAGTGCTAGTCGTGAAAGCCAAGGCTTACGACGTGGAGAGCGCTTTGTACAAAGTGCTACTCGTTTACAGCATAAACAATTCCCAGTGGATCTATAAGGAAATGAACGTCACAGCAAATTACGTGACGGAACCTATTGGAGGCCACGGCCTGGAAGAAGAAGTCTACGTTGCCGAAATACCAGTAGAAGTCGCCAGAATAGAGCTGTATGTAGTTGCCGTAGACAAC
This genomic stretch from Desulfurococcaceae archaeon harbors:
- a CDS encoding PQQ-binding-like beta-propeller repeat protein, which encodes MKFKIALIVFLITILLVSYIALIYWRPAEAPKKPRKIRIEPAPATRTPEPLPSDFLPMKLSWSVEKSNVRTDMFYAGGVPRRPEVVLRVNVSANIVGKLAEAIVEGDKLFLADGEGVYALNRTTGDLVWGVEVYFDSLEQRAVRGPGPIIRWRALGLWGFVKAYGIGKHLYVATSSRILSHGEEDSYLLAIDKDSGEVVWKVKLESGEGASSKSSVTSNLIVTNGRIFIGSIGPEGYVFVVSESGEILWRRSVGGNVRGLAYGDGKLFVTSEYSKKLHALNPESGELLWIYEHDSELMTPSYGSGRLIAVDSLGNMLAISTNGELLWKKPLGIGSDVNTNSYVALSSSYVYATRGLGERPRNLYILDFNGNTVGNFTLNIDEDGGTPAVSQDIVVLPVLKKNGESKVYLLWRGLHSLGEFYFAECSGSGWMPKVSIAYGEILVVACPSTLYKLSDTRKPTISSVEASYNGVLVVKAKAYDVESALYKVLLVYSINNSQWIYKEMNVTANYVTEPIGGHGLEEEVYVAEIPVEVARIELYVVAVDNVGNHEVSDVYGYETSYGEG